One genomic window of Luteitalea pratensis includes the following:
- a CDS encoding TonB-dependent receptor — MAFAQFDSATVLGFISDQTGAAMPGVTVTLSNPATGISTTAVSDERGQYQFLNVRIGTYSLKAELQGFTTAIAENFTVAVNARQRVDLALSVGGVGETVQVTGAARLLESESSDRGTVISREQIVNLPLNGRAYADLALLSPGVRKSSISTSRDASFNVNGLRSALNNFILDGVDNNSYGTSNQGFSNQVVQVSPDAVDEFKVQTNNFSAEFGRAGGAVINATFRSGTNQFRGAAWEFNRNTKLNATGFFKPSSGRKPEMNRNQFGGVFGGPIVRDRAFFFFNYEGFREVSKQLTFASIPTMEQRQGNLGIPVRNGLTGELYANGVVPQAAITDFAKKVLAGLPEPTRAGISNNFDSLPRREDFNDKVDIKFDQKLGAATTTFFRFSHRKVNNFEPSPIPGETSSPANNFVEVMNQQYAGGLTRVLSANSLFEVRVGVSRTDAGKSALGTGGPNMLEAYGITGLPTDTYFSGGLTQQSVSGWTAWGRQSSNPQFQNPLAVDVRANYSVIKGAHTLKTGYEYQHINTDVDDVHPKYGADGYSGQFSRPTTAAANAPIFNLADFLVGARNTYELVNPFVFALRQRMHFGYLQDDWKVAPNLTVNMGLRYEFGTPQWEGGNHLTNFDPATTTLLQATDGSIYDRTLVNPDRNNFAPRVGVAYSITPRTVIRSAYGMSYIHFNRLGGENLLSFNGPHVVPIAITQQPSQGACAPNQAPTACFRPTQQGYPEGLNVPENFNPLNGRVNHIPSDLSTGYVQSWHLTVQRELLSNLLVDVAYIGNKSDHLMILGDMNQARPNNPGENTVLQLRRPIPTYQFIQSAFDGGRADYRALQVKVERRWSDGLYLLNSFTWSRGRDNASGHLETANGDNSRVNYLDLESEFGLSGYNQPLNNTTSIVWELPFGAGRRWGNDLHPVVEAIAGGWRVTAINLMSSGLPVNLNYAPSVQFQVSGAPTYRPNISGEIYAAEDVQTIDNWFNRDNITVPTDPSQPFGNAPRNVAHGPGIYTLDLGLHKSFGLGIGQSRFEVRVEAFNVFNHTNLGAPNGTRSSTDFGTIRSLATTPRQIQLGARVTF, encoded by the coding sequence ATGGCTTTCGCACAGTTCGACAGCGCCACCGTCCTTGGCTTCATCAGCGACCAGACGGGCGCGGCCATGCCCGGTGTCACCGTCACACTCAGCAACCCGGCGACTGGTATCTCCACCACCGCGGTCAGCGATGAGCGTGGCCAGTACCAGTTCCTCAACGTCCGTATCGGCACGTATTCGCTGAAGGCGGAACTCCAGGGCTTCACCACGGCCATCGCGGAGAACTTCACCGTCGCCGTCAATGCCCGGCAGCGCGTGGACCTGGCGCTCTCGGTGGGCGGAGTCGGCGAGACGGTGCAGGTGACCGGCGCCGCCCGTCTGCTCGAAAGCGAATCGAGCGACCGCGGCACGGTGATCAGCCGCGAGCAGATCGTCAACCTGCCGCTCAACGGTCGTGCTTACGCCGACCTGGCGTTGCTGAGCCCCGGGGTGCGGAAGTCGTCGATCTCGACATCGCGTGACGCGTCGTTCAACGTCAACGGCCTGCGCAGCGCCCTCAACAACTTCATCCTGGACGGCGTCGACAACAACTCCTACGGCACCAGCAACCAGGGCTTCTCCAACCAGGTGGTGCAGGTCTCGCCCGACGCCGTCGACGAGTTCAAGGTCCAGACCAACAACTTCAGCGCCGAGTTCGGGCGCGCCGGCGGCGCGGTGATCAACGCCACGTTCCGCAGCGGCACCAACCAGTTTCGCGGCGCGGCCTGGGAGTTCAACCGCAACACCAAGCTGAACGCCACGGGCTTCTTCAAGCCGTCCTCGGGACGCAAGCCCGAGATGAACCGCAACCAGTTCGGCGGCGTGTTCGGCGGGCCGATCGTCCGCGACCGTGCGTTCTTCTTCTTCAACTACGAAGGCTTCCGCGAAGTCTCCAAGCAGCTCACGTTCGCGAGCATCCCGACGATGGAGCAGCGGCAGGGGAATCTCGGCATTCCGGTCCGCAACGGGTTGACCGGCGAGTTGTACGCCAACGGCGTGGTGCCACAGGCGGCGATCACCGACTTCGCGAAGAAGGTGCTCGCGGGGCTGCCCGAGCCGACCCGTGCCGGGATTTCGAACAACTTCGATTCGCTGCCACGCCGCGAGGACTTCAACGACAAGGTCGACATCAAGTTCGACCAGAAGCTGGGTGCGGCCACGACGACGTTCTTCCGCTTCAGCCATCGCAAGGTGAACAACTTCGAGCCGAGCCCGATCCCGGGCGAGACGAGCTCGCCGGCCAACAACTTCGTCGAGGTCATGAACCAGCAGTACGCGGGCGGCCTCACGCGCGTGTTGTCGGCCAACTCGTTGTTCGAGGTGCGCGTCGGCGTGTCGCGCACCGACGCCGGCAAGTCGGCGCTCGGCACGGGCGGCCCGAACATGCTCGAGGCGTATGGCATCACCGGCCTGCCGACCGACACGTACTTCTCCGGCGGCCTGACGCAGCAGTCGGTGAGCGGCTGGACGGCGTGGGGCCGACAGAGCAGCAACCCGCAGTTCCAGAACCCGCTGGCCGTCGACGTCCGCGCCAACTACTCGGTCATCAAGGGGGCGCACACGCTCAAGACCGGCTACGAGTACCAGCACATCAACACGGACGTGGACGACGTCCACCCGAAATACGGCGCTGACGGATACTCGGGGCAGTTCAGTCGTCCGACGACCGCGGCGGCCAACGCCCCGATCTTCAACCTCGCTGATTTCCTCGTCGGCGCCCGCAACACGTACGAGTTGGTCAACCCGTTCGTCTTCGCCCTGCGCCAGCGCATGCACTTCGGTTACCTCCAGGACGACTGGAAGGTGGCGCCGAACCTGACGGTGAACATGGGGCTGCGCTACGAGTTCGGGACGCCGCAGTGGGAAGGCGGCAACCACCTCACCAACTTCGACCCGGCAACCACCACGCTGCTGCAGGCGACTGACGGCTCGATCTACGACCGGACGCTGGTCAATCCCGATCGCAACAACTTCGCGCCGCGTGTGGGTGTCGCCTACAGCATCACGCCGCGCACCGTGATTCGTTCCGCGTACGGCATGAGCTACATCCACTTCAACCGCCTGGGTGGCGAGAACCTCTTGTCGTTCAACGGCCCGCACGTCGTCCCGATCGCAATCACGCAGCAGCCGTCGCAGGGCGCATGCGCGCCAAACCAGGCGCCGACCGCATGCTTCCGGCCGACGCAGCAGGGCTATCCGGAAGGCTTGAACGTCCCGGAGAACTTCAATCCGCTGAACGGCCGGGTCAACCACATCCCGAGCGACCTGAGCACGGGCTACGTCCAGAGCTGGCATCTCACGGTGCAGCGCGAACTGCTCTCGAACCTGCTCGTCGACGTCGCCTACATCGGCAACAAGAGCGACCACCTCATGATCCTCGGCGACATGAACCAGGCGCGCCCGAACAACCCCGGCGAGAACACGGTGCTGCAACTGCGGCGGCCGATCCCGACGTACCAGTTCATCCAGTCGGCCTTCGACGGTGGCCGTGCCGACTACCGCGCGCTGCAGGTGAAGGTGGAACGCCGCTGGTCGGACGGCCTGTACCTGTTGAACTCGTTCACCTGGTCACGCGGCCGCGACAACGCGTCGGGACATCTCGAGACGGCCAATGGCGACAACAGCCGGGTCAACTATCTGGATCTGGAGAGCGAGTTCGGCCTGTCTGGCTACAACCAGCCGCTGAACAACACGACGTCGATCGTGTGGGAACTGCCGTTTGGTGCCGGCCGCCGCTGGGGCAACGACCTGCACCCGGTGGTCGAGGCCATCGCGGGTGGCTGGCGCGTGACCGCGATCAATCTCATGAGCAGCGGCCTGCCGGTGAACCTGAACTACGCGCCGTCGGTGCAGTTCCAGGTGAGCGGCGCACCGACGTATCGTCCGAACATCTCCGGCGAAATCTACGCGGCCGAGGACGTGCAGACGATCGACAACTGGTTCAACCGCGACAACATCACCGTCCCGACCGATCCGTCACAGCCGTTCGGCAACGCGCCGCGCAACGTCGCGCACGGCCCGGGGATCTACACGCTCGACCTCGGCCTGCACAAGAGCTTCGGCCTGGGCATCGGCCAGTCCCGCTTCGAGGTCCGCGTCGAGGCGTTCAACGTCTTCAACCACACCAACCTCGGCGCCCCGAACGGTACCCGTTCGTCGACCGATTTCGGCACGATCCGCTCCCTGGCCACCACGCCACGCCAGATTCAGCTCGGCGCCAGGGTCACGTTCTGA
- a CDS encoding Gfo/Idh/MocA family protein, whose protein sequence is MGGRGGANLKGLGGEQIVAICDVNKVNLARAAAMFPEARQFQDFRRVFDHAGEFDAVAVSTCEHTHAFATLPALQLKKHVYCEKPLTYNVHEARVIREAAARAGVVTQMGTQIHAGDNYRRVVEHIQGGVIGKVSECHVWVSRAWGWQASEAEATAAKDIVFTQNRQTTVDSVPEGLDWDLWLAPAPARPFNNVYVPGPKWYRWWDFGNGTMSDLGSHWIDLPFWALKLKAPSAIEASGPPVHAELAPASMSARYTYEAEGDQPALSLTWHQGTLKPEIWTSKGIPQWDNGVLFIGDKGMLLADYSKFTLLPEDKFVGYTPPP, encoded by the coding sequence GTGGGTGGCCGCGGTGGCGCGAACCTGAAGGGCCTGGGCGGCGAACAGATCGTCGCGATTTGCGATGTGAACAAGGTCAACCTTGCTCGCGCCGCGGCGATGTTTCCCGAGGCCCGGCAGTTCCAGGACTTCCGCCGCGTGTTCGATCACGCCGGCGAATTCGATGCCGTGGCCGTCAGCACGTGCGAGCACACGCATGCGTTTGCCACGCTGCCGGCGCTGCAGTTGAAGAAGCACGTCTACTGCGAGAAGCCCCTCACCTACAACGTGCACGAGGCGCGCGTCATCCGCGAGGCCGCGGCCAGGGCCGGGGTCGTCACGCAGATGGGCACGCAGATCCACGCAGGCGACAACTACCGGCGTGTCGTCGAGCACATCCAGGGTGGCGTCATCGGCAAGGTCAGCGAATGCCATGTGTGGGTCTCGCGCGCGTGGGGCTGGCAGGCCAGCGAGGCCGAGGCCACCGCGGCCAAGGACATCGTCTTCACGCAGAACCGGCAGACAACGGTGGATTCCGTGCCCGAGGGCCTCGACTGGGATCTCTGGCTCGCCCCGGCGCCGGCGCGTCCGTTCAACAACGTCTACGTGCCGGGTCCGAAGTGGTATCGCTGGTGGGACTTCGGCAATGGCACGATGAGCGATCTCGGCAGCCACTGGATCGACCTGCCGTTCTGGGCGCTGAAGCTCAAGGCGCCTTCCGCCATCGAGGCCTCCGGCCCACCGGTGCACGCCGAACTCGCACCGGCGTCGATGTCGGCGCGCTACACGTACGAGGCCGAGGGCGATCAGCCGGCGCTATCGCTGACCTGGCACCAGGGGACCTTGAAGCCCGAAATCTGGACCAGCAAGGGAATCCCGCAGTGGGACAACGGCGTCCTCTTCATCGGCGACAAGGGCATGCTGCTCGCCGACTACTCGAAGTTCACGCTGCTGCCCGAGGACAAGTTCGTCGGCTACACGCCGCCGCCGTAG
- a CDS encoding Os1348 family NHLP clan protein, whose product MSQRSIEWLLGRLLTDEDLRTAFIRDPGETLTLLQRQGWDLNASEVEALLSGDSAMWRDLAERIPARLRRCSLRTN is encoded by the coding sequence ATGTCTCAACGCAGCATCGAATGGCTGCTGGGCCGCCTTCTCACCGACGAGGATCTGCGCACCGCATTCATCCGTGACCCGGGGGAAACGCTCACCCTGTTGCAGCGGCAGGGATGGGATCTCAACGCCTCCGAGGTCGAAGCCCTGCTCTCGGGAGACTCGGCGATGTGGCGTGACCTGGCCGAGCGGATTCCCGCGCGTCTCAGGCGATGCAGCCTCCGCACGAACTGA
- a CDS encoding efflux transporter outer membrane subunit, whose translation MTLKTTTYLAAAMALAVTLAACKTVGPDYTRPAATTPDAFRGADPAAVGRSLGEEPWAAVFPDEVLRQLIAEALANNLDARIAATRVLQATAQLGITKADQLPTVTGQVSGQGQRGAVFGGTRVPTIGIAQASVGLAWEIDFWGKYRRATEAAQADLARTEWGQRAIITSLVSEVASQYFLLRALDLQLEIATRTLASRDESLRLTVVRERGGATPLVDVRQAEQLVLGAKAQIADVQGRIEQVEHALSVLLARAPGPILRGQALVEQPRPPALPPGLPATLLERRPDLQQAEQQLVAATARIGVAESFKYPQIGLTGSGGVASTSLANLLTSGTWAIGTNLVQPIFNAGRNRNRVALAEAQAQEAALVWQGAVLQALREVSDALVGYTRQREVRSNQEALVVAATDSRRLADLRYRGGATSYLEVLDSDTRLYIAELGLVQAQLAELSAYVEVYRALGGGWTS comes from the coding sequence ATGACTCTCAAGACGACCACGTACCTGGCCGCGGCGATGGCGCTCGCCGTGACGCTTGCGGCGTGCAAGACCGTGGGTCCCGACTACACGCGCCCCGCGGCCACCACGCCCGACGCGTTCCGCGGCGCCGATCCGGCTGCCGTCGGCCGGTCGCTCGGCGAGGAGCCCTGGGCGGCCGTGTTCCCCGACGAGGTGCTGCGTCAGCTCATCGCCGAGGCGCTCGCCAACAACCTCGATGCGCGCATCGCGGCGACGCGCGTGCTGCAGGCGACGGCGCAACTCGGCATCACGAAGGCCGACCAACTGCCGACCGTCACCGGCCAGGTGAGCGGCCAGGGGCAGCGCGGCGCCGTCTTCGGCGGCACGAGGGTGCCGACGATCGGCATCGCGCAGGCCAGCGTCGGCCTCGCATGGGAGATCGACTTCTGGGGCAAGTACCGGCGCGCGACGGAAGCCGCGCAGGCCGATCTCGCGCGCACCGAGTGGGGCCAGCGCGCGATCATCACGAGCCTCGTGAGCGAGGTGGCGTCGCAGTACTTCCTGTTGCGCGCGCTCGACCTGCAGCTCGAAATCGCCACGCGGACGCTCGCCTCGCGCGACGAGTCGCTGCGGCTCACCGTGGTCCGCGAGCGCGGCGGCGCGACACCGCTCGTCGACGTCAGGCAGGCCGAGCAGTTGGTGCTGGGTGCGAAGGCGCAGATCGCCGACGTCCAGGGTCGCATCGAGCAGGTGGAGCACGCACTGAGCGTGCTGCTCGCGCGCGCGCCCGGCCCGATCCTCCGTGGCCAGGCGCTCGTCGAACAGCCGAGGCCGCCGGCGCTGCCGCCCGGACTCCCTGCGACGCTGCTGGAGCGGCGACCGGACCTGCAACAGGCCGAGCAGCAACTCGTTGCGGCCACCGCTCGCATCGGCGTCGCCGAGTCGTTCAAGTACCCGCAGATCGGGCTGACCGGATCCGGCGGTGTCGCGAGCACGTCGCTGGCCAACCTGCTCACGTCGGGTACGTGGGCGATCGGCACCAACCTGGTGCAGCCGATCTTCAACGCCGGCCGCAACCGGAACCGGGTCGCGCTCGCCGAGGCGCAGGCACAGGAAGCGGCGCTCGTGTGGCAGGGCGCGGTGCTGCAGGCGCTGCGCGAGGTCTCCGATGCACTGGTCGGCTATACGCGGCAGCGGGAAGTGCGCTCCAACCAGGAGGCGCTCGTGGTCGCGGCCACTGACTCGCGGCGGCTCGCCGATCTGCGCTACCGCGGCGGCGCCACGAGCTATCTCGAGGTGCTCGACAGCGACACGCGGCTCTACATCGCCGAACTCGGGCTCGTGCAGGCTCAGTTGGCTGAACTCTCTGCCTACGTCGAGGTCTACCGGGCCCTCGGCGGCGGCTGGACGTCCTGA
- a CDS encoding efflux RND transporter permease subunit, which produces MSTFFIRRPIVAIVIAIVTVIVGIVSLRSLPVAQFPDIVPPQIIVTGTYTGADAETIEQSVATPLEQQMNGVDDMLYMQSTNGNDGSMQLTVTFDINTDPNIDQVNVQNRMAQAQPNLPTEVTQYGFTMRKSTGLPMMMVSLYSPTNAYDALYLANYANINIVDALYRVHGVGDVRIFGAGEYAMRIWLRPDRLSAMSMTVPEVAQAVRQQSSVNPAGQIGGRPAPAGQELTYTVRAAGRLRTAEEFGNIVLRSEPDGSVVHLRDVARVELGALNYQQIGRSNGQPGVGIAVFQAPGSNSLEVARGVREVMTSLSARFPKDVDYRYALDTTAPVSEGIKEILKTLGEAMVLVILVVFLFLQNWRATLIPMLAVPVSLIGTFAVFPFLGFSVNTLSLFGLVLAIGLVVDDAIVVVEAVEQHIEHGMSPRDATIKAMHEVSGPVIGIALILAAVFIPVGLMGGIQGRLNQQFAITIAVSVLISAFNALTLSPALSAMLLRPRKASKGWLARVFGVVNRGLERTTRGYVSLSHGLIRKPLIAIAILLMFALATTGLGKRLPSSFLPEEDYGYFLLNVQLPPAASLDRTDAVTRKIDALLQKTEGVRNFNTIVGFSLLTRVTASNNAFYFVQLAPWSEREEEGMDARSIVNRVNGALRRVVPESVSFAVMPPAIPGLGSQGGFSLWLQDRGGTSIPEVDQQLQRFLVAARKRPELAGVTSPFSASVPQVFADVDREKVLRQGVALGDVYQTMQAYLGGLYVNQFNRFGRQWRVFLQAEGDTRADPDQVGQFYVRNDSGTMVPLATVQSLSRTFGPQFTNRFNVYRAVQVTGAAAPGYSSGQAMTALEEVARETLPSTFSYDWADLSFQERRAAGSTSTTFLLSLVFVFLILAALYESWSLPFSVLLTVPVAVFGAFLGLLLRNLDLDVYGQIGIVMLIGLSAKNAILIVEFAKYRLEEGMPMAQAALEGARVRLRPILMTSFAFILGCVPLWAAQGSGAAARRILGTVVITGMLAATLIAVFLIPVLFVLCERLALKFKGKATAQERAEFAS; this is translated from the coding sequence GTGTCCACCTTCTTCATCCGTCGCCCCATCGTCGCGATCGTCATCGCGATCGTGACCGTGATCGTCGGCATCGTCTCGTTGCGGAGCCTGCCAGTCGCGCAGTTTCCCGACATCGTGCCACCGCAGATCATCGTCACCGGCACCTACACCGGCGCCGACGCCGAGACGATCGAGCAGTCTGTCGCGACCCCACTCGAGCAGCAGATGAACGGCGTCGACGACATGCTGTACATGCAGTCGACCAACGGCAACGACGGCTCGATGCAGCTGACGGTGACCTTCGACATCAACACCGATCCGAACATCGACCAGGTCAACGTCCAGAACCGCATGGCGCAGGCACAGCCGAACCTGCCCACGGAAGTGACGCAGTACGGCTTCACCATGCGCAAGTCGACCGGCCTGCCGATGATGATGGTCTCGCTGTATTCGCCGACCAACGCCTACGACGCGCTGTACCTGGCCAACTACGCCAACATCAACATCGTCGACGCGCTCTATCGCGTGCACGGGGTCGGGGACGTGCGCATCTTCGGCGCCGGCGAGTACGCGATGCGCATCTGGCTGCGGCCGGATCGCCTGTCGGCCATGTCGATGACGGTGCCCGAGGTCGCGCAAGCCGTGCGGCAGCAGAGTTCGGTGAACCCGGCCGGGCAGATCGGTGGGCGGCCTGCGCCTGCCGGACAGGAACTGACATACACGGTGCGCGCGGCAGGGCGCCTGCGCACGGCGGAAGAGTTCGGCAACATCGTGCTGCGCTCCGAACCGGACGGATCGGTCGTGCATCTCCGGGATGTCGCACGCGTCGAACTGGGCGCCTTGAACTACCAGCAGATCGGACGTTCGAACGGCCAGCCCGGCGTCGGCATCGCCGTCTTCCAGGCGCCCGGATCGAACTCGCTCGAGGTCGCCCGCGGTGTCCGCGAGGTCATGACGTCTCTGAGCGCTCGCTTTCCGAAGGACGTCGACTACCGGTACGCGCTCGACACGACTGCGCCGGTCTCGGAAGGCATCAAGGAGATCCTGAAGACGCTCGGCGAGGCGATGGTGCTGGTCATCCTCGTCGTCTTCCTGTTCCTCCAGAACTGGCGCGCGACGCTGATCCCGATGCTGGCCGTGCCGGTGTCGCTGATCGGCACGTTCGCCGTGTTCCCGTTCCTCGGCTTCTCGGTCAACACGCTGTCGCTGTTCGGCCTCGTGCTCGCGATCGGCCTCGTCGTGGACGACGCGATCGTGGTCGTGGAAGCCGTCGAACAGCACATCGAACACGGGATGAGCCCACGCGACGCCACCATCAAGGCCATGCACGAAGTCTCGGGCCCCGTCATCGGCATCGCATTGATCCTCGCGGCCGTGTTCATCCCCGTAGGACTGATGGGTGGCATCCAGGGACGCCTGAACCAGCAGTTCGCCATCACCATCGCCGTGTCGGTGCTCATCTCGGCGTTCAACGCGCTCACGCTGTCGCCGGCGCTGTCGGCCATGCTCCTTCGGCCGCGCAAGGCCTCGAAGGGCTGGCTGGCGCGCGTGTTCGGCGTGGTCAACCGTGGGCTCGAGCGTACGACGCGTGGCTATGTGAGCCTCAGCCACGGACTGATCCGCAAGCCGCTCATCGCCATCGCCATCCTGCTGATGTTCGCTCTTGCGACCACAGGACTCGGAAAGCGACTGCCGTCCAGCTTCCTGCCCGAGGAGGACTATGGCTACTTCCTGCTCAACGTGCAGTTGCCGCCGGCCGCGTCGCTCGACCGCACCGATGCAGTGACCCGCAAGATCGACGCGCTCCTGCAGAAGACCGAGGGCGTGCGCAACTTCAACACCATCGTCGGCTTCAGCCTGCTCACGCGCGTCACGGCCTCCAACAACGCCTTCTACTTCGTGCAGCTGGCGCCGTGGTCCGAGCGCGAAGAAGAAGGCATGGACGCGCGGTCGATCGTCAACCGCGTCAACGGCGCGCTGCGCAGGGTGGTACCCGAGTCGGTGTCGTTTGCCGTCATGCCACCGGCGATTCCCGGACTCGGATCGCAGGGTGGCTTCTCTCTCTGGCTCCAGGATCGTGGCGGCACCTCAATCCCGGAGGTCGACCAGCAGTTGCAGCGCTTCCTGGTTGCGGCGCGCAAGCGGCCTGAGCTCGCCGGCGTGACCTCGCCGTTCAGCGCCAGCGTGCCGCAGGTCTTTGCCGACGTCGATCGCGAGAAGGTGTTGCGGCAGGGCGTGGCGCTCGGCGACGTCTACCAGACGATGCAGGCGTACCTCGGCGGACTGTACGTCAACCAGTTCAACCGCTTCGGCCGACAGTGGCGCGTGTTCCTCCAGGCCGAGGGCGACACGCGTGCGGACCCCGATCAGGTCGGACAGTTCTACGTGCGCAACGACTCGGGCACGATGGTCCCGCTCGCGACGGTGCAGTCGCTGTCGCGGACGTTTGGGCCGCAGTTCACCAATCGCTTCAACGTCTATCGCGCGGTCCAGGTCACCGGCGCCGCGGCGCCGGGCTACAGCTCGGGGCAGGCGATGACTGCGCTCGAGGAAGTGGCGCGCGAGACGCTGCCTTCCACGTTCAGCTACGACTGGGCCGACCTGTCGTTCCAGGAGCGGCGGGCGGCAGGCAGCACGAGTACGACGTTCCTGCTGTCGCTGGTGTTCGTCTTCCTCATCCTGGCCGCGCTCTACGAGAGCTGGTCGCTGCCGTTCTCGGTGCTGCTGACGGTGCCGGTCGCCGTCTTCGGCGCGTTCCTGGGCCTGCTGCTCCGCAACCTCGATCTCGACGTGTACGGACAGATCGGCATCGTGATGCTGATTGGCCTCTCGGCCAAGAACGCCATCCTGATCGTCGAGTTCGCCAAGTACCGGCTCGAAGAGGGCATGCCGATGGCCCAGGCCGCGCTCGAGGGCGCGCGCGTGCGGCTGCGGCCAATCCTGATGACCTCGTTCGCGTTCATCCTCGGGTGCGTGCCGCTCTGGGCCGCCCAGGGGTCCGGCGCCGCGGCCCGCCGCATTCTCGGCACGGTGGTGATCACCGGCATGCTCGCGGCCACGCTCATCGCCGTCTTCCTCATTCCCGTCCTGTTCGTCCTGTGCGAGCGGCTCGCCCTGAAGTTCAAGGGCAAGGCTACCGCGCAGGAACGCGCGGAGTTCGCATCGTGA
- a CDS encoding efflux RND transporter periplasmic adaptor subunit, with amino-acid sequence MNARHFCAPGLGALLLLSACSTNKAAPAPPPPPVVPVVQVTPESVDVSSEWITTLDGQVNAQVRPQVSGYLVKRNYQEGGRVRKGDVLFEIDRRPFAVALAQAEARLAETRAQLGRAEQDVARNTPLAKERAIAQSELDTNVQSRLAAEASVNAAQAAVDGARLNLDFTSVRSLVDGIAAIATAQIGDLVSPQTLLTTVSQVDPIRAYFSLSEREYIELAEAINTDGPARRLWAAGPGLRLVLADGSVYPEPGRFQAADRQIDPKTGTMRVSASFPNRNGVLRPGQYGRVTVNTRKIDSALLVPQRAVTEAQGGTLVRVVSPEGTVQIRMVEMGPRVGSRWVVQRGLQAGDRVIVDAGQLAEGLKVSTKAFEEPATAAAAATPAGPTGGR; translated from the coding sequence ATGAATGCGCGTCATTTCTGCGCCCCCGGCCTCGGCGCCCTCCTCCTGCTCTCCGCCTGTTCGACCAACAAGGCGGCCCCCGCGCCTCCCCCTCCCCCCGTTGTGCCGGTCGTCCAGGTGACCCCCGAATCGGTGGACGTGTCGAGCGAGTGGATCACGACCCTCGACGGCCAGGTGAACGCCCAGGTGCGACCGCAGGTCTCGGGCTATCTCGTCAAGCGCAACTACCAGGAAGGCGGTCGCGTCCGGAAGGGCGACGTGCTGTTCGAAATCGATCGCCGTCCGTTCGCGGTCGCGCTCGCACAGGCCGAGGCCCGACTGGCCGAGACCCGGGCCCAGCTCGGACGCGCGGAGCAGGACGTGGCGCGCAACACGCCGCTCGCGAAGGAGCGCGCCATCGCCCAGAGCGAGTTGGACACCAACGTCCAGTCCAGGCTTGCCGCCGAGGCCTCCGTCAATGCGGCGCAGGCCGCTGTCGACGGCGCTCGCCTGAACCTGGACTTCACGAGCGTGCGCTCGCTGGTCGATGGCATCGCGGCCATCGCGACGGCACAAATCGGCGACCTGGTGAGCCCGCAGACACTACTGACCACGGTCTCGCAGGTGGATCCGATTCGCGCCTACTTCTCGCTCAGCGAGCGCGAGTACATCGAACTGGCCGAGGCCATCAACACCGACGGACCGGCGCGCCGCCTGTGGGCAGCCGGACCAGGACTGCGACTGGTGCTCGCCGACGGCTCCGTGTACCCCGAGCCCGGTCGCTTCCAGGCCGCCGATCGGCAGATCGATCCGAAGACCGGGACGATGCGCGTCAGCGCCTCCTTCCCCAACCGGAACGGTGTGCTGCGGCCCGGACAGTACGGACGCGTCACCGTCAATACCCGCAAGATCGACAGCGCCCTGCTGGTACCGCAGCGTGCCGTCACCGAGGCGCAGGGCGGCACGCTGGTGCGCGTGGTCTCTCCGGAAGGCACGGTACAGATCCGGATGGTGGAGATGGGACCGCGTGTCGGTAGCCGCTGGGTCGTCCAACGCGGACTGCAGGCGGGGGATCGCGTCATCGTCGACGCGGGGCAGCTGGCTGAGGGCCTGAAGGTCTCCACCAAGGCGTTCGAGGAGCCGGCCACGGCGGCTGCGGCCGCGACGCCGGCCGGGCCGACGGGAGGCCGCTGA